The Setaria viridis chromosome 9, Setaria_viridis_v4.0, whole genome shotgun sequence sequence GAAGCAGCAAAATAGCACACGGCCTGACAGCCTGTAGTGGCTAGTCGGCCTGCAAAACCAGCATGCAAGAATAtggcctccccccccccccccccccccccccccccccccccccccggttcTAGTGCCCTGCCAGCGTCTTGCTGGAGAGCCTACGTTTGTATCGCTTGAGCACGGAGGCCAGGTTCTCCTTCCCCTTGGGGAAGGCGACGTCTCCAGCTGCCGTGCCAATCCGGCCCTTGCGGCCAGAGACAGCCTGCTCCACGCCCTTGATCACCTCCAGGATCTCAGCAGCCGTAGTGAAGCTGCCGGGGATGGGCTTGCCAACCGTGCCTGCGTTCGTGAGGCAGGCGCACCCCGTTAGGGGTTTCCGGGGCTTGGAGAATGCAGGTTCAATGATTCCCTACATCAAGAATAAACATTTTTCAGAAATATTGGGAGACAAAATGAACCCCAAGAGTAAACATGACGTAAAATTCCCAAACTCTAAACGAAGCTGATATATGTCTGATTTTTTGCTTTAATCAATTGGCATGGAACATTTTAAAGGACAATGGAACTTGGTTCAAATATGTTTAACAAACTTTGTTGCATTGCCAAGGCACCAGCACAAGTGCACAACCAATGGCGTAATCTATTTCTCAAGTTTATCCCATTTCTAGCAGTAAGAACATGCTCTGTAATTTGCTGAAAAATAGACATGGAGACAGAAGGATCACCTGAAGACGGTTGAGAACGTAAGTATACTTCCCCCAAAGTTCTGGCCTACTTTCCACACGGGAAAGGTCTAGCACCCGATGGATACACCAGACACTGAAACTCACAACCAGGGAAGCCTGCCAAATGCAATAATCTCCACAATTGGGCCCTCTGCACATGGCATTGGCGTCTCTGTCATCACTTGTTTTTTCTCGTGAAACTCTCTCGGCTTCAGAGACTTGATCAATTAGATTTTCATCACAACCGCCGTTTTGACCAAAGAGCCAACCCGATCCTTCCAGCTTCAACAGCTTCATGATGCAAAATCTAAGAGAGCTAACGAGTTCTGCCTCAACCACTGTGTAAGAGAAATCCTCCTTTGTGGCACTACTTGGTCCACGGGCAGTGTTCACGTCTCTTTTGTTCAACTCTGCACTTGGCACACCAAACAATTGTTCAAATGGCTGCTGCGCCCAAAGGGATTTGGTGTTGATATTCATACTCGACTGCATAGAGTTCTCTCTCTGAGCGTTATGTTGTGAGAGCATGTTAAATGGAGATGAGGACCTGCCCGCTGAGTCCATATACCGTGATTTTTCAGATGCCAACCTACTAAGGTATGACAGATTTGCAGCAGGACCGCCCAAATTTGCTTCATCCAAGAAAGCATTTCTGCTTGCAGCAATAACCTTAGATATGTCAGGTGAACTGTGGTACTTCTTTGAGTAAGCAGATGAGCCTACACTCTCACCAACGTAGGTAGGATCGTAATAAGATCTATCCACTGCCATTGTAGTTAAGCGGTTCAATGTTGGGCTTTGCATAGAGCTAGGTCCCAGTGATCCAAGCACATCCTGGTTATGAGCATTCATCGTAGAGCCAGTAATAGCAGATTCAGAAGATCTAGGAAGTCGGCGTGGGTCCAGTTGAGTGCTTGACTGCAGATTTCGACTTGCATTCATGCCTTTTAAATAGTTTGCTAGGTGATACCCATGAATGGTAGCAGGCTGATAAAACTGGTTATCTGAGTAAGATGGTGCATGGAAATTGGAAAAAAGTTCAGCATTTTGCTCAATGAAGGTTCTGCCAGAACTGGGACTATCTCTGTTTGGTAAATGCGTGCCTTGAGACCAGCTTGGCGAACCCATGGCACCCATCTGGAGCCCAAAACTCAGGTCTGGATTAGAGAGTTCCTTATCACTAGAGTCCCATTTGTTCAGTGCAGTAGCTGACCCATGCATCTCATCTCTCATCATGGGGCTCCTGTAAGCTTCAATGGACAGATTATCTTTTCTCACAGCAGAACCAGCTGCTCTCAAGTCCAGTCCAATAAAAAAGCTGACCCTTTTAGTGCTGGCCTCTTGCGTAAGCTTACCGTGATAATCAAAAAAACACCCCCAGAAATCATCAAGAATTGATGCTAACTGCCTCCTTGCTGCGCGGCCCAGTACAGGCTGTTTTGAGAGGGTATCAGTACCACTGATATTACCAGCATCAGTGTTCCCCCTGCTCAGTGTAAGAGAAGGTGGACCATCAGAAGTGAAAGAAGGTGCCTTACCTCCAGGATATTTCTCAAATTCCAAATCATGTGAAACATCAGTATCCTTCTGTGTGAAAAAATCTGTTTCTACTTGAACAATCTTCTCAGTTGCCCTCTCCACTTTGATATTGTCTGCGGTACTTTGTTCTACTATGGCATCAGTACAAACTTTTGATATTGGCCCTGTCAAATCAGCTTCAACAGATTTTGGCTCCTCACAGAATATAGATGGTGTGGGGTGAGCTTCTGGATTGATTTCCCTATGAGCAGTTGGTGGTTGAGCATCATGATCAGATTCTGTAGAGATTTCAGAACTCTCGGTATGCCCCAAAGCTGATTTCTCATGTCCTTCCAATGAATCCTTTGGAACAGAAGGCCAATGAACCTCTTCATGCGCAACATTTTCCAGATAAGTCTCTTCTCTATGATGAGTAATGTCCGATGTTTCTCTCTGTGGGTGCACAGACAACTCCTGAGTTTCAGCTTCATTACTTTCTGACTTTAGTGGAGTAACAGCAAGGAACAGCGTAAAAGCAATAGTTCCAGACAAAATTAGGACCATGACGGTATATGGAATTAATACAAGGCCTCCAGTGTTTCCTTTGAGGTTGTTTGTCCAGGTGCTATCACCAAACAAGATTTCCGCCGCAAAAATGATATTTGTAAATAGCATAAGAAGAAATGCAAGAGCGGCACATATTTCAGCATACAAAGATATCCTGTAGCTGCCCAttattgatcttgatgaggaAACACGAAAAAGGGGGATAACAGATGAAGGAACGGACATAGCCTGGATAACTGGGCAAATAATAAGTAACTGATATACCCCTTCAGAACCTGCGACTTTTGCACAGTAGATAGTAGGAATCACAGCGAAGCCCTTAAGTAGCAGATGATGCGCAGAATGAGGCAGTTTAACGCCAAAAAAGTTCTTTAAAATCACATCACTACCAACAATAGATGTCAATgagatgatgtggctagaaaagagAAGGATCACTAACAACACAACTGGCGCTGCAGGACTCACAAACATCTGCAGGAGATGAAGATATACATGAACTCAGCAAGGAGCAGTAATGCAGAATCCATATTCAAAGCCATGGTACTTTTACTGAATTACATGCTGTAATGCCCACAAGACACGTAAAGGTGACGGACTGATCCACACGCCACTGGCTCCTCTAGCTGTTGGCCCGACAGTTATATAAGTTAGGTCAGTAAGGATATTACCCGGTATATTTACATTAGACGGCTATCTCTTTTAAGGTAGAAGGTCCATCGACATGTTTTAGTAAGTTTGGATGTGCTAGGAGGTCCCAACTATAAATATATGAGCAGGGACTCATTATTCATCAAGTTAAGAAAAGAGGATTCCCTACCAACAAGCTCTCAAGCCACACCTAGTTCACTCGAAAGCGTAAACTGCTGAGGAAAGGTGGACAATATACTCGTACTCTTAACCATTTTGGACAATTGCAAACAATCCAACAGAGATATGCTAGAGATCCTGAACTTCTGAGTTCGATTGCTGCTAGAATACTAATAGTAATAGGCAGTAGCACAAAGGGCTTGACAGATAAATAGAAATTGGACGCACCTGGTTCATTAACTCTATACCATCTTGAAAGCTGCTGAGTACTATGTTAGTGGATTCATCTGCCGCCAAGCTTATTAGAATATAGTTCACAAGAAAAACCCCAGTAAATATGAATAATAGAGAAAACAGATGGTCATGGAACAGGGAACCAAGGGTAGGAGCTGGAGATCTTCTTTGAATCTGCAAATATGATATCTGAATTAACATACAACCAAGGCAGATCAAGGAAAGTGATCTGTTTTATCAGAATGGAATGGAGACTACGAAAGTATAATGCAATGATTTGATGTGTAGATTTTAAGGAAAGATCTGAATGGTTGAGTGAGTGGTTATGCAATTTGAGTATGACAATCCAGTAAGACTTCTAGTGTGTCATTAATTAGTGCCCTCTCTATACATTCGGGGCCCATCAGGCTGTCACTGATGAAGGTGATCTGAAATAGTCAAGGATTtaacagggatcattgatgagTATCAAAATATGTTTATCTGTTTCTTTGCTTCTCTTTTGAGCTGAAACAGTTGGGAGACCCCTACGTTTCTCTGTTTGAGATTCATTATCACTCAGGTTATCAAGTTACGGACTGTAAATGACATGCTACCAAAGATAGTTTCATTGTCAGTCACCAGAAACTATAGTAGATAGTGTTTCTAATGATGTGTTATATAAGAATTCTGCCATAGGTGGAAAATAAAGCACTTTCAACTGAATAAAATTGAGGTCCTGGTAGTATAATTTAATTATTGGAAAGTCACATACACCATAGAAGACACATCCAGAAAAAGGAAACGACACATCACCCTTTTATGGAAGACAAGTTTGGCATGGTGTAGCACAACAAATGTAAATCTATATGTGCTATGCCGTTATCTGATAATTGCAACTAATCACGAGCAAGAGACAGCTTGATTTACCTGAACCACTGATGAATGAACATAAAAGTTGTGTGCTATTACATTTCCGCCAAGAAGTGCCATCAGTGAGTAAGCATTCTCACCACTCAACTTGGGGAACATCACATTCATATTGATGGAGACTTTTGGTTGACTGACTAACAAACCTAGAACGAAACAAAGAAGCGCAAAGCCTGCAAGGCAAGCATTGAATGTTCCAGCCATCCTCTTGCCCTAGAATGGGCACGCACACAAAACCAGAAATACATAAGGTATTAGAGCAGGTCGTCCTTATATGATGCAGTTCTTTGGAGTGATTAAATTTACCAGATGGGAGACAGCGTATGGTAGCAGATTAACTAAAACACTTGAAAAACATATGCCTGTAATGACATCACCATATTCAAACACAAGGTTGAACCCAATTGCTATGCCTGCAACCTAAAATAGACAAAAGTTGTTAGAAAGATGGGAGCTAGTTCCATGATCTGGTAGACTTTACTCTAGAAGTAATGTATGCATAGCATGAGCACATGAATATCCCCTAAGGAAGCATTGACGGAATATAGACTCGTCCAAAGTGTGCAGGCATACCATGGTTAGTTCTGCAGTAAATAAGGACAGTCCTGCCTGAAGACCAAGAACAAAACAGATTGTCTTACTGTACTCCTGGTGGCAAATCTATCGTTCATGTAAAACTAACACAAGTAAGATGCTAAGAACAGCAGAAGAATATGCTGAAATAGCTGAAGAAAATGTACATCACATAATTATTTTCCCAACAGAACTTAAACTTCAAACTAC is a genomic window containing:
- the LOC117838363 gene encoding protein ETHYLENE-INSENSITIVE 2 isoform X2 codes for the protein MDGVWSIESLAAGDGRHNLLRTLGPTLLISMGYIDLGKWLSTVDAGSRFGYDLVLLVVLFNFTAVLYQYQSVCIGMVTGKNLAEVAGIAIGFNLVFEYGDVITGICFSSVLVNLLPYAVSHLGKRMAGTFNACLAGFALLCFVLGLLVSQPKVSINMNVMFPKLSGENAYSLMALLGGNVIAHNFYVHSSVVQIQRRSPAPTLGSLFHDHLFSLLFIFTGVFLVNYILISLAADESTNIVLSSFQDGIELMNQMFVSPAAPVVLLVILLFSSHIISLTSIVGSDVILKNFFGVKLPHSAHHLLLKGFAVIPTIYCAKVAGSEGVYQLLIICPVIQAMSVPSSVIPLFRVSSSRSIMGSYRISLYAEICAALAFLLMLFTNIIFAAEILFGDSTWTNNLKGNTGGLVLIPYTVMVLILSGTIAFTLFLAVTPLKSESNEAETQELSVHPQRETSDITHHREETYLENVAHEEVHWPSVPKDSLEGHEKSALGHTESSEISTESDHDAQPPTAHREINPEAHPTPSIFCEEPKSVEADLTGPISKVCTDAIVEQSTADNIKVERATEKIVQVETDFFTQKDTDVSHDLEFEKYPGGKAPSFTSDGPPSLTLSRGNTDAGNISGTDTLSKQPVLGRAARRQLASILDDFWGCFFDYHGKLTQEASTKRVSFFIGLDLRAAGSAVRKDNLSIEAYRSPMMRDEMHGSATALNKWDSSDKELSNPDLSFGLQMGAMGSPSWSQGTHLPNRDSPSSGRTFIEQNAELFSNFHAPSYSDNQFYQPATIHGYHLANYLKGMNASRNLQSSTQLDPRRLPRSSESAITGSTMNAHNQDVLGSLGPSSMQSPTLNRLTTMAVDRSYYDPTYVGESVGSSAYSKKYHSSPDISKVIAASRNAFLDEANLGGPAANLSYLSRLASEKSRYMDSAGRSSSPFNMLSQHNAQRENSMQSSMNINTKSLWAQQPFEQLFGVPSAELNKRDVNTARGPSSATKEDFSYTVVEAELVSSLRFCIMKLLKLEGSGWLFGQNGGCDENLIDQVSEAERVSREKTSDDRDANAMCRGPNCGDYCIWQASLVVSFSVWCIHRVLDLSRVESRPELWGKYTYVLNRLQGIIEPAFSKPRKPLTGCACLTNAGTVGKPIPGSFTTAAEILEVIKGVEQAVSGRKGRIGTAAGDVAFPKGKENLASVLKRYKRRLSSKTLAGH
- the LOC117838363 gene encoding protein ETHYLENE-INSENSITIVE 2 isoform X1, which translates into the protein MDGVWSIESLAAGDGRHNLLRTLGPTLLISMGYIDLGKWLSTVDAGSRFGYDLVLLVVLFNFTAVLYQYQSVCIGMVTGKNLAEICHQEYSKTICFVLGLQAGLSLFTAELTMVAGIAIGFNLVFEYGDVITGICFSSVLVNLLPYAVSHLGKRMAGTFNACLAGFALLCFVLGLLVSQPKVSINMNVMFPKLSGENAYSLMALLGGNVIAHNFYVHSSVVQIQRRSPAPTLGSLFHDHLFSLLFIFTGVFLVNYILISLAADESTNIVLSSFQDGIELMNQMFVSPAAPVVLLVILLFSSHIISLTSIVGSDVILKNFFGVKLPHSAHHLLLKGFAVIPTIYCAKVAGSEGVYQLLIICPVIQAMSVPSSVIPLFRVSSSRSIMGSYRISLYAEICAALAFLLMLFTNIIFAAEILFGDSTWTNNLKGNTGGLVLIPYTVMVLILSGTIAFTLFLAVTPLKSESNEAETQELSVHPQRETSDITHHREETYLENVAHEEVHWPSVPKDSLEGHEKSALGHTESSEISTESDHDAQPPTAHREINPEAHPTPSIFCEEPKSVEADLTGPISKVCTDAIVEQSTADNIKVERATEKIVQVETDFFTQKDTDVSHDLEFEKYPGGKAPSFTSDGPPSLTLSRGNTDAGNISGTDTLSKQPVLGRAARRQLASILDDFWGCFFDYHGKLTQEASTKRVSFFIGLDLRAAGSAVRKDNLSIEAYRSPMMRDEMHGSATALNKWDSSDKELSNPDLSFGLQMGAMGSPSWSQGTHLPNRDSPSSGRTFIEQNAELFSNFHAPSYSDNQFYQPATIHGYHLANYLKGMNASRNLQSSTQLDPRRLPRSSESAITGSTMNAHNQDVLGSLGPSSMQSPTLNRLTTMAVDRSYYDPTYVGESVGSSAYSKKYHSSPDISKVIAASRNAFLDEANLGGPAANLSYLSRLASEKSRYMDSAGRSSSPFNMLSQHNAQRENSMQSSMNINTKSLWAQQPFEQLFGVPSAELNKRDVNTARGPSSATKEDFSYTVVEAELVSSLRFCIMKLLKLEGSGWLFGQNGGCDENLIDQVSEAERVSREKTSDDRDANAMCRGPNCGDYCIWQASLVVSFSVWCIHRVLDLSRVESRPELWGKYTYVLNRLQGIIEPAFSKPRKPLTGCACLTNAGTVGKPIPGSFTTAAEILEVIKGVEQAVSGRKGRIGTAAGDVAFPKGKENLASVLKRYKRRLSSKTLAGH